The Solanum pennellii chromosome 11, SPENNV200 sequence GATTAcggcatttcaccctcagacagatGTTCAATCTGAGCGGACCattcaggtattggaagatatgcttcgagCGTGTGTAGTCGATTTTGGTGCTAGATGGCATCAAcatttacccttagcggagttcaCCTATGATAAGAAttatcactctagtatccaAATGGCCtcatttgaggcattgtatggtagacggtgtagatctccaattggttgATGTGATTCGGCGgagatggactctttggatGCAGACTTGCTTAGAGATGCTATGGAGCAAGTCCGTATGATTCACTATAGACTGTTGACAGCCCAGAGTCGATAGAAAAGTTATGCAGAACGGAGAGTTAGAGTCTTAatgtttatggagggtgatcatttttggctccgagtatcacccatgaaggttgtgatgaggtttggaaagaaggtcAAGCTTAGCCCTAGGCTCATtggaccttttgagattttgagtcGAGTGGTAGAGGTGGCCTATAAGTTGGCCTTGCCACCTATTTTGTCGGCAGTTCAtcctgttttccatgtctctatgcttcaGAAGTATATTCCGGATGAATCTCATGTGCTTTCACTTGAGTCTTTGGAGTTGGGTCCAGACTTGAcatttgaggaggagcctatagctATTTTGGATAGGCAAGTTCGAAAGCTTAGGACCAAAGAGATTGCTTCAGTGAAGGTGCAATGGAAGCACCGATCAGTGGAAGAGGCAACTTGGGAGACTGAGTCTGACATGCGTGCCAGatatcctcaactttttgaagctCCACGTATTTTCTTTAatcatatgttcgaggacgaacatgatttctagtggtggataatgtgaTGACCCAGAAGgtcatttttgtaaattttaaatatccgATTAAATTGAGTTAATTACTTGAGGAGTATTTATAGATAAATATTCATTTAGTAagggttaattaattaatgaataataaattaaccAATAGTTAATGGACttaagtgataatttatttaagaccctataTTATTTGAcccatatttaaaataagtaaaacaagattattatgattattttattaatatataacaaGAAAGGGAATAGGGTTGCGATAACGATCAGGCGGCGTTCAATTTCTTCTTCCTCCAGGTACAACTTGCCCCAACCCGTGATTTTAATATAGATAGAATTGTATAGtatcctatatatatattattaattgcgGGGAataggaagaaagaaaagagtatGGATTTAAATGGTTAAAGTTGAAAATTGTTAAGAAAAGTCGGGCATTTTCAATTTGTGGagtaggggggggggggaagaaGGTCCAGTCATTCATTAGCAAATGGTCGTCAATTAATGTGTAAgctattataatattatattaaaatatagtatGGTTGTACAAGGGAATTACGATGTAGTATGTGAATCCGTAGgtttcttaaattatattttttcatacagttcgtaattaacttattttcttattatggtcacattataattcaagttttgacctataaaaatatgtatttaactATTAAGGGCATTAcattatgtgaatattattagatttataatattggagagtttgaaatttaaccctagacttgaaatttagaaatatgagaatttatatgttaacttaattataaatttggatAAGCTTTTCGGTCTAAGCTACACCTACATAATATAAGTGTTGTTAGTGTCGGAATCTAATTCTGACTATATACATGAATAGATTGCATTGGTTTGGAAGCTCAACGAAAGGGGAAAACTCAAGTCCTGGAGTGATTGTTCGTtcatttgaggcaagtggatttctaaacccttgttaagcgtatgaaattcgtgtaattccttgtgtggtgttgagaatgactttgagacttaattattatttgttggtgttgtattccttgttgtaaattgtgctttgttatccaaatggttatctcctcattttcatttgagcatgtcatttgcacTGTCTCTAAGACATGGTTGGGGTGAGAgaatgtaccatttcgagggtcgtatcgcatgccgtgatggatattatatttcgagggacgtgtcgtgcgccgcaatggttactattatcgagggtcgtgtggtgcgccgcgacagatgcgtggaaagatatgtcccccatgggtcccagacagagagacagcgggtgtgtatcgttagggaagacatgcatcaccatacttgacattgcatctcatagcattacacatttttattattgatgaacttgaatacatgttttgctgatcttgttagtgtttctctgtgacaattgtgactgttgaatattgagttgttattgagaatatgtaaactaatagagtgtggttattgagttgtgtgtttggaaAACTGTGAGCTGTTTGTAGTGTGGAGGTTCAGTTaaggtgtaaggagtacccgtattttgttcccttaacttgtgtttagaggtttgcttgtcgGGTACCACGTGgcttggtactcaccccttgcttctacaaatttttgtaggttacgagcccgaaTTTTTGTGATAtctttcattcatttcatttacgaggcatcttgtggaggattatgaggtagttgtttgtcatctcagcgaactttcctactccagtttatgactccgtttttacttgaaagataACTTCATGTTAGACTCgtattttcatttcaattctagtatttacattagaggcttgtgcacatGACAACAAGGTTTTGGAATTGAATTAAGTTGAATTGTTTCCGTATTAGTAATCGTTATCAggcttttgttttgtttctgcattttatcaaaattattgggttaggctgacttgtcttggtgggatacgaagagtgccatcacgcccatttttgggtcgtgacaatatgtttattctcaagaaaacttatatcaaatgactacctagataattttatagtagtaattatagattctagtgaaaaatatactttactattaaaaaattatttctttcaattctgagaaagttaatttgatcaaattttcttaGGTGAAATTGAACCAGATTCAAACTTCACAGCTGAAGATTTTCGTTTGCAAGTTGTCgtctatatagaaaaaataatgaagactCAACGTGTTCCAATTACTGTTGGAGGGTCAAATTCGTATATTGAAAAACTTGTTTAAGATTCTGTGTCAATgttcaaatataagtatgaCAGTTGCTTTATTTGAATTGATGTTGAGCAATTAGTCTTGAACCGTAGAGTTGACATGAGGGTTGATCAAATGGTCAAAGAAGgtaattttgtaattattttatgtatcaatCAAGATATACTATCATGCAGCTAGCTAaaaactttacttatataattttcttaataatacttttagttatcaaatatatgttctactaaataaaactcttctttaaatttgtgttgcatGCAGGGCTAGTGGATGAGGTGCGACAAATTTTCATTCCAGATGCAGATTACACCAACGGAATACGAAAGTCCATCGGTGTCCCTGAAATGGACATATATTTAAGGGAAAAAACAAATATGGACAGAGATGATGAATCAAAGCAGAtgattcttcaagcttcaattcCAAGTATGAAGCGTAATACTCGTATGTTAAGTTGTACTTGACAAGATTCAACGATTAATAAGCGAGAAAATGTGGTCAGTGCATCATATTATTGCCACGGACGTTTTCAAAGAAGATAGAGAAGAAGATCTTGACGAAGCATGGACGAATACTATTTTGCAACCATGCCTAGATATTCTGAAGAGATTTCTCAAAAACgatcatcacaatattattattgagtgtACATAAACTGTCTTTATCGCCATCTTCTATTTtggtctcttttatttttgacctATTTTGTACAGTTTGTATcgcattacaaatatatatgtatgatatgacccttatttctatatatgttactcttgtctgtaaaaaaattcttatctatatatgaaatatttattttaagtttcgaTCCAAGCCCAAGCcccaagtccaagtccaagtcttttatatttaatatatattaataaaaatgcGTACGTACACAATTACATGAGATCACTCATAATGTCAAGCTAATAGAGtgataatataataaatcaCCATAAATGTTCGGGAAGATTCCACCCTAATAGGATTTTGAAGAATAGAATTCTTAACTCAATACTTAAAAATGTTACATagacaaagaagataaaatagtaaatttttaaNTAAATTTGTAATCTATCGGTAATGATATATTCTACCTAATTCTATCACGGTGATTGAAGCTTGATTCAATAAAGTccttatatattattatatggtgcacaagttaatataaatactcGTAATTGAAATTGTTGTCGATAATTGTTCACTTCCCTCTTATGGAATTAGACTTAACACTTATGATGTGTTGTTGAGTAGTGTAAGATTTGACGCATTATCACTTGAATATATTCCGTTAACAAAATTATTGAGTTCTTTGTACAATCCATATGTAACTACTTGTGATCTCATAACGATATACATCTAGAAACGtcatcctaaaataatttaagcttaatcgccaaaatttaaggtgacatatctctatattttttaatgaactattcttattctaatagatatgaatttatatatatttagtttggtttactaattaataagtctataaaaaaataacatttttactataaaagccCAGCTCTTTGTGGTCTCCTAGCAACGTATACTCATAactttatcctaaaatatattaaataataattaccaaaattcaagttgacatatctataaacttttaaaagtcattcttatcctaaaatatatcagtaattatgaaattggtaTGTCAATTAATAACTCCACAGAAagattttactataaaagctgaatgtaatttttttttcacatccaccatcaagaaaattttatattttttagatagTATATCCAAGTCAAGCAAGGTTTATACTTACTAGCTTTATATTTTACAAGATTTTTTTATGTCTGACTTTATGAATTCACtattataaactaatttttttttgtttgtagaTAAAATGAATACTTTCATCAATAATGAAGAGTTCAAGAAGAAAGTTATCATCATAATGGGGGCCACAGGAACGGGAAAATCCCGTCTCTCTGTTGACCTTGCCACCCATTTTCGAGGAGAAATTATCAACTCGGATAAAATGCAAGTTTACAAGGGACTTGAAATTGTTACAAACAAGATCACACATACTGAAAAACAAGGTGTACGACACTATTTGTtaggtatatatgtttattctcaAGATTGCTTATATCAAATGACTacctaaataattttatagtagtaattatagattctagtgaaaaatatactttactattaaaaaatcatttctttCGATTCagagaaagttaatttgatcacATTTTCTTAGGTGAAATTGAACCAGATTCAGACTTCACAGctgaagatttttgtttgcaAGCTATCatctatatagaaaaaatacttAAGACTCAACGTGTTCCAATTATTGTTGGAGGGTCCAATTCGTATATCGAAAAACTTGTGGAAGATCATGtgttcatgttcaaatataagtatgataGCTGCTTTATTTGGATTGATGTTGAGCAATCAGTCTTGAACCGTAGAGTTGACATGAGGGTTGATCAAATGGTCAAAGCaggtaatttttgtaattattttgtgTATCAATCAAGATATACTATCATGAAGCTTGctaaaaacttttcttatataattttcttaataatacttttggttatcaaatatatgttctactaaataaaactcttctttaaatttgtgttgcatGCAGGGCTAGTGGATGAGGTGCGACAGATTTTCATTCCAGA is a genomic window containing:
- the LOC107003973 gene encoding adenylate isopentenyltransferase 5, chloroplastic-like; this translates as MRVDQMVKEGLVDEVRQIFIPDADYTNGIRKSIGVPEMDIYLREKTNMDRDDESKQMILQASIPSMKRNTHKMNTFINNEEFKKKVIIIMGATGTGKSRLSVDLATHFRGEIINSDKMQVYKGLEIVTNKITHTEKQGVRHYLLGEIEPDSDFTAEDFCLQAIIYIEKILKTQRVPIIVGGSNSYIEKLVEDHVFMFKYKYDSCFIWIDVEQSVLNRRVDMRVDQMVKAGLVDEVRQIFIPDADYTKGIRRSIGVPEMDRYLREETNIDGDDESKKMILQASISSIKRNTRMLICNQLDKIQRLISEKMWSVHHIIATDVFKEDREEDLDEAWTNIVLQPCLDIVKRFLKNDHHNIIIEFT
- the LOC114074766 gene encoding uncharacterized protein LOC114074766, with the translated sequence MRFGKKVKLSPRLIGPFEILSRVVEVAYKLALPPILSAVHPVFHVSMLQKYIPDESHVLSLESLELGPDLTFEEEPIAILDRQVRKLRTKEIASVKVQWKHRSVEEATWETESDMRARYPQLFEAPREIEPDSNFTAEDFRLQVVVYIEKIMKTQRVPITVGGSNSYIEKLV